The sequence below is a genomic window from Humulus lupulus chromosome 3, drHumLupu1.1, whole genome shotgun sequence.
aagtcccgccgggatagtCGATCCAGGCCAAGTCGGTCGGTTAGGACCTCTACCCCAAGTTCTACGCCCATGGCACAAGATCACCAAGGAATCTCGTTTGATGGCTTTCCCAAGGATCATCGGTGAATCAgccgatcggttagaacctcgaCCCCGAGTTCAGTAACACTGTCAAATGCACCTGCAAATGCCCACAGCGACCCACGAAGAAGGTCTAGGGCAAACTCACAAAGAAAGCATGTTCCAGTCGACCTTCCTGTGCCACGATCAGATCGCTAGACACAGAGAGTCGAAAATGGCAGGGCAGAGCGACCACATGCTAATTTGGTCCGACCTGacgggacaagaattgcctcgccaattaggcatcccccatcgcccataaggcatccaaTACCACCTCGTTCCGCTCGAAACGTTCCTACCTATGGGGACAGTCGGAGGAATCCTCCTCTCGCTGCCCCTACCGATGCCCCACGAGCACGCAAAAATGTCTCAGGTCCTCATCCTCAATCGCAAGCTTGAAGTgtctctaatggaagttattggacggagGGCCACCGAAGTGGTAGAACCGGTGTAGATTTGAGAAATCAGCTGAGTTCGGCACAGAGCCCTCAAGTTGATCCACATACCAACCTATGAGATCgcctgaattcacaaaggagaaatTCAGATCGCGATGGAGTCATCGAcactcaccacgagggaagtcctttcgaagtacgtgataacgggaacgtcccaccaaaccaagctcgagcttggagggacaataacccgccaaacgcatACGACCAAataggagctgttgaacagccccagggaaccaaggaccaaacccttgagagtttagcccagatggaggagctgatgaaaagactcatgtcagagaaggaaaaagacgaatatgactaAGGGGATGAGCTTGAGATTTTCGCCCCTAACATCGCAGCAACAacatacccgccgggtttcaggatgccgCATTTGTCAAAGTTCGATGGAGATGGAAATCCGTtcgaccacttgggaatgttgACCACCCTGATGATGACCCACAATATTGGACCCGAACTGAGGTGTCTGGTATTCCCCTTGACTCTGGTCGGGCCGGCTAggaaatggttcaagcaatacaaaaagcattctatcagctcgtggaagagtttctccgctgacttcaagagggcattctggGCTTCTCAGGTGGCTCGCATCAAGGTGGACTCCCTTgaaaatgtaaagcagcagcccggagAGCCCCTAAAAGCATACCCGAGTAGATTCACTAATATTGTTGTGCAAGCTAGAGACGCGGACGAAATTTCTAggctcatggcgatgagaacaTGAATTCTTGTTGGGGACGACCTATGGAAGGAAATCTAAAGAAAGGGGGTCAACACcatggatgagttcctgaacagggctcaaaggtggatcaacttggaagaggcgcGAACCTTGGTCGCAAGAACCATCCAAGTCCCTGCCCAACCTGTTGGAGTAGTAACGGATAGGGATGCACAAAAGCTCCACGAGGACGGGGACCCGCGGGGATCCGCCCCTAATGGGGCGGGGATTCCCCGGCTTGGCGGGGATCGGGGCGGGGACGGGGCTAATATTCTTTACCCGATTCGGGGACGAGGCGAAGTCAGGGATAGTACTCCCCGCCCCATTTCGTCCCcgattatgtatatatatagtattaGGAATTATATGTAGTATGTATAACGATATAACTctatttctatatatataatattaattataattaagctAATTTCCTCTTTGATATATCGTTTAATGCATTAAATTTCTGGTTTTATAACAATTAATGCATTAATTCAAATTACACTATTTCCTATATATTAAATACTCTAACTGTTATAGAATATGGATGGACTCCAGCCACTTCACCGATTATGCTATTGCTAACTGTTTTATATGAATATGAAAAGTCTTTTTGAAGAGTGCACTTCAGAGACTAACCCTAAATAATTATTTCATATATATTTGATATTAGCCTTTCTATCTAGTCCACTCTCCAATCTTTAGTCCAACTACATTATATTTTTTCTGTAAAACAACAACCTGTTCATAACTTGTGAGTTGTGAGTCCTCGTGATCGTGAGTCTTAAACAGAGTAGGAAGCACTATATTTCTTAACAACTCGTGGCTGCATCAATAAGGAGGAGTAGACAAAGGAGATTATTCATTGACTAGAATGGTAAGTATTAAactattagtattattattatataaggTACTCTGTTTATGTATATTATTTAATGATAAAAACAGAGCTTTTTATCTTTTACGGTCAATATACAATGCTCAATATAGACATTGATAAATTATATACTTGAAAAAggatttgtttatttatttatttattggcaAGTAACTACTATTCATCTTATATGTATGTGTACATGAAGTTTTGaccacgtaattttatacataatCAACAAAAAGAATGAATTTTTATATATACTCATATAGGTTTTGTACTTTTGTGGATGAGGGTAAGTCTAGAAAGATTGTCATATGACTATATGAGCCTAGAAAATTGCATATTgctattaaataatttatttaataaatatattataaactaGATAATGAATTGATATGCAAAacctgatatatatatatgtatattatatttttatacaaaacctaatatatattattacataGACGTATATGACACACTTGACACACTTTTTATTGGAGTATTCTAGTTtatctgtatatgcaaataatatagtgTATGTGAATGTAAATGTACATCTTTTTAAGTTTTCGTAattaattttatatgtttaaaagtgTATACTTTGAATTTTTATAGGAAAAAATGACTGAGATTGGAAGTCCAAAAGAAGACACTCCATCAACATATGGACAAAATGAAGGAATAATACCCACAGGACCTATTGACCTTGATTCATCAATTCCTTCATCTCCAAAAAATGATGAATCAATGACAGCAACCCAATCAAATGTTGATAGCGAGAAAACTGAGACAAAGAGAAAACTGACTTCCTTTGTTTAGAATCATTTCAAGAAGCAAAAAATTAATGGAGTTGACAAAGCTGTTTGCAACTATTGTCAAAAAATATTAGGAGGATCAAGCAAAAATGGAACAACACATTTGCGTGATCATTTTAACATATGTCCTTTTAGGAAGCATCGAGATATAAAACAATCAATCTTAAATCCAagtaagaagaaggatggaagtactTCACTAGCTGCTCACAACTTTGATCAAGAGTGTTCAAGACACAAACTTGCTAAAATGATTGTTTTGCATGAGTATCCACTCAATATGGTTGAACATCATGGATTTAGAGATTTTTTCAACTCTCTTCAGCCATTTTTCAAGAATGTATCTCGAAGTACTATTAGGAGGGATATATTGAAGATATATGAGAATGAGAAGACCAAGACAAAGAACTCAATTAGTGACAATTGTAGTAGAGTTGCAATCACAACTGGCATGTGGACATCAAATAATCAAAAGAGAGGGTATATGGTGGTGACTGCACATTATATTGATGATTCATGGAATTTGCACAATCGAATTATCAGGTAATAAGATAATTtgtaaaatattttgtattttatgtgtatatttaatatgagtgtgtgctaattaattattttttattatatgcaTTCAGGTTTATATATGTGCCTGCCCCTCATACTGCTAAGTTATTAGCAAAAGTGTTGATGGAGTGTTTGGTTGAATGGTCTCTTGAACGTAAGTTGTCTACTCTTACTTTAGATAACTGTACTGTGAATATTTCCATGATGgatcaaatgaaagaaaaattgagaaatgCTTCTTTACTAATGAAAGGTGAATTAGTTCATATGAAATGTTCTGCTCATATCTTGAACTTGATTGTCCAACAAGGATTAGGTGCCATAGAAACTATACGTGAGAGTGTAGTTTTTTGGACTGGTACTCCAAAAAGAGTTGAAAAGTTTGAagaggctaagaaaggattatcATGTGCAAGCAATAAAAAGCTAGTGCTTGATTGTAAGACTAGGTGGAATTCTACTTATTTGATGCTTACTAGTGCCATTGTTTATAAAGATGTGTTCAGTCGCTTAATACACACtgagaaaaattacaaaaaagaaCCTAGTGAGCGAGATTGGCTTTTGGCAAAAGTTATGTGTGAGAAACTGAAGTTGTTTTACCATGTCACTGAGATGTTTTCTGGGACCAAATATCCTACTACTAATCTATTCTTCTCTAAGATTTGTGATATTTGGTTGTTGCTTAAGGAGTGTCTTAAGTCTTCATACGATGAGATTAGGATAATGGCATCAAATATGATGGATAAATTTGAGCAGTATTGGACTTCCATTCATGGCATATTAGCCATAGCAACTGTTATGGATCCAAGGTTTAAGATGAAATTGATTGAGTATTATTTTCCTAAAATTTATGTTGGTGAATATCAAAATGAAGTTGAACGAATTAGAATGTTGTGCTATGATTTGGTGAAAGAATACAAATCAAATGATGGAAAAGAAAATCTTTCTGATCCTTTATCCAACGCTTCTGGAGTTGGAGGGGATAGTGATGGATGTGTGGATCCTTTAGCTGGTTATGACTTGTTCGTTAGTAGTACTTCTAAGGTGGATACTTTCAAGTCTGAGTTAGAGTTCTACTTGGAGGAAGCAGTTTTTCCTAGGAGTGAAGAGTTTGATATTTTAGCTTGGTGGAAGACAAATGGTCTTAAGTATCCAACATTACAACAAGTTGCTAGAGATGTTTTGGCTATCCCAGTGTCTACAGTAGCTTCTGAGTCTGCTTTCAGTACTAGTGGAAGACATGTGACTCCTTGTCGTAATAGGCTTCACCCAAGTATGTTGGAGGCATTAGTATGTACTCAAGATTGGCTATGGGATGAGAAACTAGGTATGTTTATTATAAATTactcttattatttatttttcttttataccCAAAGCAAAGAGCTTATAAAatgacatattttattttttttctttgatgaCAACAACCAGTAATGCAATTTTTTtatccataaatatatatatgtagattCCTTTTATTGAAACGTGGTAAAATTCCACTTTggtcaaaaaagaaaaacaaaattggTGAAAGTTGTATATTGGAGATAATCTCTTTGAAACATGGATAGTATtagtaatatacatatataattcttTTTGAATCATCCAGATTTCTATAATCAGATTTCTTGTTGAATTTTTTACATGCATCACAAAATGAGATTTCACATAGTACATTCTTTGATGATGTTGAAGATGATGAAGCGGTAAGTTTagcattaattatttttttttgtttatattattattttttttctttaaaatatatttttacttataATTGAAAATTTTCTTTTAGGGTCCAAGTTTTGTGGAATTTGATTCTTGAAGAAAGAAGGCTCTTGAATGGTGGTGATGACTATTAGTTTTCAAAGTTGAAGATGAAGATGTTATTACAATTTATTAAGTTTGTGTGTTTGTTTGGAATTCAAGTTTATGTTTATGGtctttaagtttatgtttattgatTTTAAGTTTATCATTGCAAAGTTTTTAATTTTGGAACTTATCTATATGACTATCAATTATGGAATGAAGAATTTAGTTTTATGTTGTTTTAATTTGGTGTttacaaatattttttaattttgaaaatataaaaaattatttgtgtTATCCAACTTTTTTAATAAACGGGTCCCCATTATAGTGTTCATTACCGACGAGGATTCCCCGCCCCGTTCCTTGCCGGGGAATGTGCGGGGACGGGGGAAAATAATAGGGGTCGGGGACGGGGAATGCATTCCCCGCACCGCCCCGTCCCCATGTGCATCCCTAGTAACGAATGTTGCAGCAATGGCTCAAAcagttacccagaataaccaaggaggaggtagcaagaggaagggaaatggggAGGGCAGCCAGAGCGGTTTGAAGAAAACCAagcccgtggagaagttcaaGCCGATCTATATGACTTATGCCGACCTCTCAGGTACTAGAGAACACATTTTCTTGGCGAATTATACCCGCCTCTCatggaaaaagccggagcctttaagaaatcaaagggcgaagagggatccttcaaaattttgtcgattccacaacaacactggtcacaacaccgatgattgcagacacttgaaggatgagattgaaacactcatcagggcaggacctttggcttAGTATGCCCAGAATCGAATAACTCCCAGTTAGCTCACTGGACAAAACATTCTGTCAACTCCAGAGACCCCGACAAATCAGACTAAAGCTCAAGTGAACCAAGATACCCCTCCTCTGATAACAGGGGGAGAGATAACAACCATCTCCGGAGGCCCTCATTTGGCAggtacgagcagaggtgcccagaagaggtatatcaatgagctgaggtctcacaatggagttgagtttcTCTCAAAGCAGCGTTTGtctaagcaacaacgattggagaaacaaccaattagttttactgaagaagacactagtcatgtccaattcccgcataacgatcctctagtcgtAACCGTCCAACTCatcaatcggagagttaggaggacactagtggataatggaagttctgtgaacctACTATTCAAGTCCACactggaaaaaatgggattgtctgtgaccgaacagaaggcaacctccatgatgctatatgggttTTCCGGCGAGGGATCGACAGCTATCGGAATAATCAAGTTAGTGATAACCCTGGGTGAAGGACCGCGAACTATTTCCAAGCTGCTCGAGTTTGTGGTTGTTGAGTGTCCAACCGCATACAATGTAATCCTGAGTCGACCTACGTTAATGGCGTTCGAAGCCGTAACCTCTGTCTGCCACCTTgtgatcaaattcccctcatctgcgggaatatgtactgtccgaggcgatcagcttgctgccagggaatgctacagcatttccatgaagggaaaatcacaacctgggtagCAAACGATGACCATACAGGACGAAGgtgaggaatcccaggaagtaagGACTGTTCCTGGAATGGAAGAACCTTTGCAAGCCAGTGGTGCGGATACTACCCCGAATGACGATATCAATTCgcgaataggcgaagatagatctgagctccgagctattgaagagctcgaagaagtaaacatcgatcccataAATGCTTCAAGAATAGTTAAACTCGGGAAAAATCTGGACGATGAGAGGAAGGCGGAGATGAAATTTTTTTTACTAGAAAATCTTGATATATTCACCTGGTCTCAtaaagacatggtagggataagtccgagtgtgatcatgcataccCTGAACTTGGATAAGAgtgtgcctgcgaagtcccagaaatagAGACGTCTGGGTATAACTCGAGCTAAAGCCCTAGGAGAAGAAGTAGCTGGGctattaaaatgcgggtttattcgcgaggctaaatatccgatctgggtcgcgaatcctgtcctggtcccaaagccaaatggaaagtggcagacctgcatcgacttctccaacttaaacaaagcttgtcccaaggactgtttcccattgCTAAGGATtaatcagttggtggatgccactgtggggcacgagctcatgtccttcatggatgcatattatggatataaccagatcgcgatgaatcccgcggactaggaacatactagctttatgactccaatgaatgtttactgttataaagttatgcccttcgggctgaaaaacgcaggggCTATCTGCCAGTGattagtcaacagaatgttcgctgatcagatcgggaaaaacatggaagtgtatgttgatgatatgctggttaaaTCTAAGATTGCTGATAACAATgttcccgatctgaaggaatgttttgagatcttaaggagatataacatgaggttgaatccccaaaagtgtactttcggagtggcatcagaaaagtttatgggattcatagtcaacacgagggggatagaggcgaacccagataAAATTAGGTCtctattagaaatgccttcgcccaagtcgcgtaaggatgtccagagtctgTCTGGAAGAGtagcagcccttaatcggttcatttctaaatccaccgacaagtgcctgccattctataacctactccgaggaaataagaagtttgaatggaccgaggagtgcgaacaggcatttctcgatctaaaaacacatttggtCGAGCCACCAGTATTGTCTAAACCAATGGTGGGGGAGcccttttttctttatttagctgttacggaaaatgcagccagtgccgtgctggtccgggaagaggactGAGTTCAAAAActggtatattatataagcaaaaacttctcggagctgaatcacggtatcccttaatggaaaagatggtgttctgccttattacggcctccaggaagcttaggctGTATTtacaatcccattcaatccacgtcatgactgatcaacctttaaggcaggtactgcaGAAACCTCAGGCATCAGgacgtcttttgaaatgggcaatcgaactcagccaatTCAAAATACTATACGTACCACGGACTACGATCAAAAGTCAAGCCCTAGCTGATTTCATGGTCGAATGCACTGGGTTTCAGGAGGAGCCTTTGAGAGAACAAGTACAGGCATTGTGGAGgatattcgtggatggttcatctaacaaGAACGGGTCTGGAGCtaggatcatattgatctctctagaagggcatcgattccactctGCACTATGGTTTAGGTttaaggcatccaacaacgaagccgagtacggagctttattggctgggcttagagtggcaaaggagttGAAGGCCAAAGCCGTCCAGTGCTATAGcaattcccaactcgtggtaaaccaagtgacaggggaataccaagcgcggaGGGCCAAGATGGCGACTTATCTAGCCAAAGTGAAGAAATAGCTATCAGGATTTGAATATGAcctagtcgagcagatccctcgcgagcagaacgTCAACGTGGACGCTTTGGCAAGACTCACTACCTCCAAGGAAGTCGAGACTCTGAGCagagtaccggtggaattctttgAGAGCTCGAGCGTTGCTGGAGgcacgatggaggtcgagatgatcgacattaggccgacctggatgactcccataatagagtatcttacgacaGGGAAGTTACTTGATGAACGAAAAGATGCgagaaggatactctatcaagctccaagacatgtgatggtggatggagtgttataccgacgtggccattccttgcctcttctcCGATGTGTTCTACCAGAGGAGGCCAGAGCTATTTTACAGGCGGTGCATGAAGGTTTCtatggggatcatgctggggggcaaaacttagccttaaaaatattaaggcagggatattattggcccactttatcaaaggattccatctcctacgtccgaaagtgcgacaaatgccagcggttcaccacagttgcccgagctccgccagtcgagctgaaaatgatctcatccccatggccatcgcagtatgggggatcgatTTAATAGGATCCCTGCCCACGTGAAAAGGAAGGGTTCGCTATGTGGTGgtagccattgattatttcacaaagtgggcagaagccGAGCCCCTgacaacaatcacctcaaaaagagtcctcgactttgtagtcaagaatattgtttgccgattcgggctgcccaagaagattgtatcggataatggaactcagttcgatagcgatctcttcaccgaattctgtgagaggcacgacataattaaaagaTTATCTTCGGTGGCTTACCCGCAAGCCactgggcaggtcgaggctgtgattAAGACCCTCAAAGCAAGCATTAAGAAAAGGCTAAAcaag
It includes:
- the LOC133825617 gene encoding zinc finger BED domain-containing protein RICESLEEPER 2-like; amino-acid sequence: MELTKLKHRDIKQSILNPSKKKDGSTSLAAHNFDQECSRHKLAKMIVLHEYPLNMVEHHGFRDFFNSLQPFFKNVSRSTIRRDILKIYENEKTKTKNSISDNCSRVAITTGMWTSNNQKRGYMVVTAHYIDDSWNLHNRIIRFIYVPAPHTAKLLAKVLMECLVEWSLERKLSTLTLDNCTVNISMMDQMKEKLRNASLLMKGELVHMKCSAHILNLIVQQGLGAIETIRESVVFWTGTPKRVEKFEEAKKGLSCASNKKLVLDCKTRWNSTYLMLTSAIVYKDVFSRLIHTEKNYKKEPSERDWLLAKVMCEKLKLFYHVTEMFSGTKYPTTNLFFSKICDIWLLLKECLKSSYDEIRIMASNMMDKFEQYWTSIHGILAIATVMDPRFKMKLIEYYFPKIYVGEYQNEVERIRMLCYDLVKEYKSNDGKENLSDPLSNASGVGGDSDGCVDPLAGYDLFVSSTSKVDTFKSELEFYLEEAVFPRSEEFDILAWWKTNGLKYPTLQQVARDVLAIPVSTVASESAFSTSGRHVTPCRNRLHPSMLEALVCTQDWLWDEKLDFLLNFLHASQNEISHSTFFDDVEDDEAGPSFVEFDS